A region from the Cervus elaphus chromosome 10, mCerEla1.1, whole genome shotgun sequence genome encodes:
- the TUFM gene encoding elongation factor Tu, mitochondrial has translation RNWRLEAPRLALSALTSAGSDVHPQLPFRYCTRRRPCPVHLSTGASTTTMAAATLLRATPLFSGLGAGPAPLLQGLLRPLKAPALPILCRGLAVEAKKAYVRDKPHVNVGTIGHVDHGKTTLTAAITKILAEGGGAKFKKYEEIDNAPEERARGITINAAHVEYSTAARHYAHTDCPGHADYVKNMITGTAPLDGCILVVAANDGPMPQTREHLLLARQIGVEHVVVYVNKADAVQDSEMVELVELEIRELLTEFGYKGEETPIIVGSALCALEQRDPELGLKSVQKLLDAVDTYIPVPTRDLEKPFLLPVESVYSIPGRGTVVTGTLERGILKKGDECEFLGHSKNIRTVVTGIEMFHKSLDRAEAGDNLGALVRGLKREDLRRGLVMAKPGSIQPHQKVEAQVYILSKEEGGRHKPFVSHFMPVMFSLTWDMACRIILPPGKELAMPGEDLKLTLILRQPMILEKGQRFTLRDGNRTIGTGLVTDTPAMTEEDKNIKWS, from the exons AGAAACTGGAGGCTAGAGGCGCCCCGACTTGCCCTCTCGGCCCTAACATCCGCCGGAAGCGACGTCCATCCGCAATTGCCCTTTCGCTACTGCACGCGCCGGCGCCCGTGCCCGGTGCACCTCTCTACGGGCGCCAGTACGACCACAATGGCGGCCGCTACCCTGCTGCGCGCGACGCCCCTTTTCAGCg GTCTCGGCGCCGGCCCGGCACCACTATTGCAAGGTCTTTTGCGGCCGCTGAAGGCCCCGGCGCTGCCCATCTTGTGCCGCGGCCTGGCTGTGGAGGCCAAGAAGGCCTATGTGCGTGACAAGCCCCATGTGAACGTGGGCACCATCGGCCATGTAGACCATGGCAAGACCACCCTGACCGCGGCCATCACGAAAA TTTTAGCGGAGGGAGGTGGGGCCAAGTTTAAGAAGTACGAAGAGATTGACAACGCCCCAGAGGAGCGAGCCCGAGGTATCACAATCAACGCGGCCCATGTGGAGTATAGCACAGCCGCCCGCCACTATGCCCACACTGACTGCCCCGGTCATGCAGATTACGTTAAG AATATGATCACAGGCACTGCCCCCCTCGACGGCTGCATCCTGGTGGTGGCAGCCAATGATGGCCCCATGCCCCAGACCCGAGAACACTTACTGCTAGCCAGACAG ATTGGCGTCGAGCATGTGGTGGTGTATGTGAACAAGGCGGACGCCGTGCAGGACTCTGAGATGGTGGAGCTGGTGGAGCTGGAGATCAGGGAACTGCTGACTGAGTTTGGCTACAAAGGGGAGGAGACTCCGATCATCGTTGGCTCTGCCCTCTGTGCCCTTGAG CAACGTGACCCCGAGCTAGGCCTGAAGTCCGTGCAGAAGCTACTGGATGCTGTGGACACGTACATCCCGGTACCCACCCGGGACCTGGAGAAGCCTTTCCTGCTGCCCGTGGAGTCGGTGTACTCGATCCCCG GCCGGGGCACAGTGGTGACAGGCACGCTCGAACGTGGCATTTTGAAGAAGGGAGACGAGTGTGAATTCCTGGGACATAGCAAGAATATTCGCACTGTGGTGACAG GCATTGAGATGTTCCACAAGAGCCTGGATAGGGCAGAGGCGGGTGACAACCTTGGGGCCCTGGTCCGAGGCTTGAAGCGGGAGGACCTGAGACGTGGCCTGGTCATGGCCAAGCCAGGTTCCATCCAGCCTCACCAGAAGGTGGAGGCACAG GTGTACATCCTCAGCAAGGAAGAGGGTGGCCGCCACAAGCCTTTTGTATCCCACTTCATGCCTGTCATGTTCTCCCTGACTTGGGACATGGCCTGTCGGATCATCTTGCCTCCAGGGAAG GAGCTTGCCATGCCCGGGGAGGACCTGAAGCTCACTCTCATCTTGCGGCAGCCAATGATCTTAGAGAAAGGCCAGCGTTTCACCCTGCGGGATGGCAACCGGACCATTGGCACTGGCCTCGTCACTGACACGCCAGCCATGACCGAGGAGGACAAGAACATCAAGTGGAGTTGA